From Suricata suricatta isolate VVHF042 chromosome 1, meerkat_22Aug2017_6uvM2_HiC, whole genome shotgun sequence, a single genomic window includes:
- the TET2 gene encoding methylcytosine dioxygenase TET2 isoform X5, which produces MEQDRTNHVEGNRLSPFLTPSPSPLSQTEPLALKLQNGSPLTERPYPEVNGDTKWQSFKSYDGIPHMKRSQNSRVSPDFIQEGRGYSRCLQNGGIKRTVSEPSLSGLHQNKKLRQDQKANGERKNFGESQERKLGKGSSQLNVSDLSDKRESASSVAQENAVKDLISVSTHNCSRSEKPELQILNEQEEKNANYHDKNIVLLLTNKAVLMPNGATVSASSMENTHGELLEKTLSQYYPDCVSVAVQKTTSHIHAINSQATNELSCESTHPSHTSGQINLPQTSNSELPPEPVAVVTEACDADRASKTAAVVGTCPFQKPETQKSVFEICSSRAENSNIQGTAKLVSGEEFCSGSSSNLQAPGGSSERYLKQNETNGAYFKQSSVFTKDSFSAPTTPPPSQSLLSPPPPLSQISQLPSDGKSTLNDGVFEEHHHYPNQSNTTVLREVKTEGQPEAQSSPSPDPSRHVANHSLMLSERPQNNCVNKNDMRTPGTMTVLPCSEKARQISEHLKHNPPILGSSGDPQDHCQQLMGHKEQDILKGRDKEQTRGLGPPAQPYLKPGWIELKPPHFHQAESHPKCHEASLRSVLQYQSNPSTQMTSKQYTGNSSLPGGLPEQAYIQKIMQPEQRPQRYQGEMNQGQFQGTVDQQLQFQKPSLQVHFPKTDPSTEAHVQSLCTPRFYFQQRPDSQTEKLMPPTLKQHLNQQASETEPFSNSHLLQHKPHKQAAQPQPSQNSLISQNQQQQQQKLQMKNKEQMPQTFSHPQGNNDQQREGSFFSQIKMEECFRGENQYLKSSEFQTHNTQMGLEQVQNMNSRNSPYGQTMKSNASKLQISCPNNTYLAPENKEQTTNSELFAGNKTQNLHHMQYFPNNVTPKQDVLHRCFQEQEQKPQQASVLQGYRSRNQDMTGHQAAQPPQQRYPMQNQANAFPVSEQGGSHIQTPPQKDIQKHAALRWHLLQKQEQQQTQQPQTESCHNQLHRPIKVEPGSKPHTCMRPMSAQPENKMWKKVTKQEIPPPSCDDVQQRSILETMEQHLKKFQVKSLFDHKALTLKSQKQVKVEMSGPVTVLTRQTTAAELDSHTQALEQQATPSAEKTPTKRTAGSVLNNFLESPSKLLDTPIKNLLDTPVKTQYDFPSCRCVGLDRRVKLLGLKESSILVKKAKVLRDVLLLNGGGMVTRTGGSQKLQRGEATVFGAGASWPHL; this is translated from the exons ATGGAACAGGATAGAACCAACCATGTTGAGGGCAACAGACTAAGTCCATTCCTGACACCATCTCCTTCTCCCCTCAGCCAGACAGAACCTCTGGCTCTAAAGCTCCAGAATGGAAGCCCATTAACAGAGAGACCTTATCCAGAAGTAAATGGAGACACCAAGTGGCAGTCTTTCAAAAGTTATGATGGAATACCCCATATGAAGAGAAGCCAGAATAGCCGTGTGAGTCCAGACTTTATACAAGAAGGTAGAGGGTATTCCAGGTGCTTGCAAAATGGAGGAATAAAACGCACAGTTAGTGAACCTTCTCTCTCTGGGCTTCATCAGAACAAGAAATTGAGACAAGACCAAAAGGctaatggagaaagaaagaacttcGGGGAAAGCCAAGAAAGAAAGCTAGGCAAAGGCAGCAGTCAACTGAATGTCTCCGACCTGAGTGATAAGAGAGAATCTGCGAGCTCTGTAGCCCAAGAAAATGCAGTTAAAGATCTCATCAGTGTTTCAACACATAACTGCAGTAGGTCTGAAAAACcagagcttcagattctgaatgAACAGGAGGAGAAAAATGCTAACTACCATGACAAGAACATTGTATTACTTCTTACAAACAAGGCAGTGCTAATGCCTAATGGTGCTACAGTTTCTGCCTCTTCCATGGAAAACACACATGGTGAACTCCTGGAAAAAACACTGTCTCAATATTATCCAGATTGTGTTTCCGTTGCGGTGCAGAAAACCACATCTCACATACATGCCATTAACAGTCAGGCTACTAATGAGTTGTCCTGTGAGAGCACTCACCCATCGCATACCTCAGGGCAGATCAATCTCCCACAGACCTCGAACTCGGAGCTGCCTCCAGAGCCAGTTGCAGTGGTGACTGAGGCCTGTGATGCGGACAGAGCCAGTAAGACAGCTGCGGTGGTCGGGACCTGTCCCTTTCAGAAACcagaaacacaaaaatcagtttttgAGATATGCTCGTCTCGTGCGGAAAACAGCAATATCCAAGGAACCGCAAAGCTAGTGTCTGGTGAAGAATTCTGTTCAGGTTCCAGCAGCAATTTACAGGCTCCAGGTGGCAGCTCTGAAcggtatttaaaacaaaatgaaacgaATGGTGCTTACTTCAAGCAGAGCTCAGTGTTCACTAAGGATTCCTTTTCTGCCCCTACCACACCACCACCATCGCAATcgcttctttctccccctcctcctctttcacaGATTTCTCAGCTTCCTTCAGATGGAAAAAGCACTCTGAATGATGGAGTTTTTGAAGAACACCATCACTATCCCAACCAAAGTAACACAACTGTTTTAAGGGAAGTGAAAACAGAGGGTCAGCCTGAGGCACAGTCATCTCCAAGTCCTGATCCATCTAGACATGTAGCCAACCACTCTCTGATGCTTTCAGAAAGGCCTCAGAATAATTGTGTCAACAAGAATGACATGCGGACTCCAGGGACGATGACTGTTCTGCCATGTTCTGAGAAAGCGAGACAAATATCAGAACACCTCAAGCATAACCCACCAATTCTTGGTAGCAGTGGGGATCCACAGGACCACTGCCAGCAGTTGATGGGACACAAAGAGCAAGATATTCTGAAGGGCCGAGACAAGGAACAAACACGAGGTCTTGGGCCCCCAGCACAGCCCTATCTGAAACCAGGGTGGATTGAATTGAAGCCCCCTCACTTTCATCAAGCAGAATCCCATCCAAAATGTCATGAGGCATCATTGCGGTCAGTTCTTCAGTATCAGTCCAACCCCTCCACTCAAATGACCTCCAAGCAATACACTGGAAATTCCAgcctgcctggggggctcccaGAGCAGGCATACATCCAGAAAATAATGCAGCCAGAGCAGAGGCCACAAAGGTACCAAGGTGAGATGAATCAGGGGCAGTTTCAAGGTACTGTGGACCAGCAGCTCCAGTTCCAAAAACCCTCACTCCAGGTGCACTTCCCTAAGACAGACCCTTCAACCGAAGCTCATGTGCAGTCACTTTGCACCCCTCGGTTTTATTTTCAGCAAAGACCAGATTCCCAAACTGAGAAGCTCATGCCCCCAACATTAAAACAGCACTTGAATCAGCAGGCTTCAGAGACTGAGCCATTCTCAAACTCACACCTTTTACAACATAAGCCTCATAAGCAGGCAGCACAACCACAACCATCCCAGAATTCACTTATCTCTCaaaaccagcagcagcagcagcaaaaattacaaatgaagaataaagaacaaatgcCCCAGACTTTTTCTCACCCCCAAGGCAACAATGATCAGCAAAGAGAAGGATCATTCTTTAGCCAGATTAAAATGGAAGAATGTTTCCGTGGTGAAAATCAGTATTTGAAATCGAGTGAGTTCCAGACTCATAACACTCAAATGGGATTGGAGCAAGTACAGAATATGAATAGTAGAAATTCCCCCTATGGTCAGACCATGAAATCAAATGCAAGCAAACTGCAGATTTCTTGTCCGAACAACACATATTTAGCTCCGGAAAATAAGGAACAGACTACAAATTCTGAACTCTTTGCAGGAAACAAGACTCAAAATTTGCATCACAtgcaatattttccaaataatgtGACTCCAAAGCAAGATGTTCTTCACAGGTGCTTTCAAGAACAAGAGCAGAAGCCTCAGCAAGCTTCAGTTCTACAGGGATATAGAAGTAGAAACCAAGACATGACTGGTCATCAAGCGGCACAACCCCCTCAGCAAAGGTACCCGATGCAAAACCAAGCAAATGCTTTCCCGGTATCTGAACAGGGAGGAAGTCACATTCAGACCCCTCCCCAGAAGGACATTCAAAAGCATGCTGCTCTAAGGTGGCACCTCTTGCAAAAGCAAGAACAGCAGCAAACGCAACAACCCCAAACTGAGTCTTGCCATAATCAGCTGCACAGGCCAATTAAGGTTGAACCTGGATCCAAGCCCCATACCTGTATGCGCCCCATGTCAgcacaaccagaaaacaaaatgtggaaaaagGTAACTAAGCAAGAGATTCCACCCCCGAGTTGTGATGATGTGCAGCAAAGGAGCATCCTTGAGACCATGGAGCAGCATCTGAAGAAGTTTCAGGTCAAATCATTATTTGACCATAAGGCTCTAACTCTCAAATCACAGAAGCAAGTAAAAGTTGAAATGTCAGGGCCTGTCACAGTTTTAACTAGACAAACCACTGCTGCAGAACTTGATAGCCACACCCAAGCTTTAGAGCAACAAGCAACTCCTTCTGCAGAAAAGACACCAACCAAAAGAACAGCTGGTTCtgttctcaataattttttagaGTCACCTTCCAAATTACTAGATACTCCTATAAAAAATTTATTGGATACACCTGTCAAGACTCAATATGATTTTCCATCATGCAGATGTGTAG GTTTGGACAGAAGGGTAAAGCTATTAGGATTGAAAGAGTCATCTATACTGGTAAAGAAGGCAAAAGTTCTCAGGGATGTCCTATTGCTAAATGG gGGTGGAATGGTGACCCGCACAGGTGGTTCGCAGAAGCTGCAGCGAGGAGAAGCTACTGTGTTTGGTGCGGGAGCGAGCTGGCCACACCTGTGA